A stretch of the Desulfobaccales bacterium genome encodes the following:
- the rseP gene encoding RIP metalloprotease RseP, with protein sequence MVTALATIIVLGVLVFVHELGHFLMAKLFGVRVDAFSLGFPPKLLHKQIGDTDYRLSVVPLGGYVKLFGENPNDEVPPELEPVSFSHKPLWQRFLIVMAGPTFNLLFAAVAFFLVFTFSGIPYLTTTVGSVKEGSPAAHAGLEKGDQVLSVAGEKVSRWEDLSQKIRGIGEHPLTLSVKRGDRVFPVTLTPESMETTDIFGAKVSAVIIGITSGDQVATEHVGPFKALEKGVVYTWRITWLTVESLYKLATRQVPLKSVGGPILIAQVAGRQAEMGVSYLVQFMAALSVNLFLLNLLPIPVLDGGHLFFFALEAIRGKPIEIKHREMAQGLGLMLILALMILVFYQDILRLVQPQY encoded by the coding sequence ATGGTAACCGCGTTAGCGACCATCATAGTCCTGGGGGTCCTGGTCTTCGTCCACGAATTGGGCCATTTCCTCATGGCCAAACTCTTCGGAGTGCGGGTGGACGCCTTTTCCCTGGGCTTCCCGCCTAAATTGCTGCACAAGCAGATCGGGGATACGGATTATCGCCTGTCCGTGGTTCCGCTGGGGGGCTACGTCAAGTTATTCGGGGAAAATCCCAACGATGAGGTGCCGCCTGAGTTAGAACCGGTGTCTTTTTCCCACAAACCCCTCTGGCAGCGCTTCCTGATCGTCATGGCCGGCCCCACCTTCAATCTGCTCTTCGCCGCTGTGGCCTTCTTCCTGGTCTTTACCTTTTCCGGCATCCCTTACCTCACCACGACTGTTGGCAGCGTGAAGGAAGGTTCCCCCGCGGCCCATGCTGGCCTGGAAAAAGGCGATCAAGTCCTTTCGGTGGCGGGGGAAAAGGTGAGCCGCTGGGAAGACCTCTCGCAGAAAATCCGGGGGATCGGAGAACATCCCCTGACCCTGTCGGTCAAACGAGGCGACCGGGTCTTTCCGGTCACTTTAACCCCCGAATCCATGGAAACCACGGATATCTTTGGGGCCAAGGTGTCTGCCGTGATCATCGGCATTACTTCCGGAGACCAGGTGGCCACGGAACATGTAGGGCCCTTTAAGGCCCTGGAAAAGGGTGTGGTTTACACCTGGCGAATAACCTGGCTGACCGTCGAAAGCCTTTACAAACTGGCGACCCGGCAAGTGCCGTTAAAGAGTGTCGGCGGCCCGATCCTTATCGCCCAGGTGGCGGGCCGGCAGGCGGAAATGGGCGTGAGCTACCTGGTCCAGTTCATGGCGGCCCTGAGCGTCAACCTTTTCCTGCTGAACCTCCTGCCTATTCCCGTGCTGGATGGGGGCCACCTATTTTTCTTCGCGTTGGAAGCGATCCGGGGCAAGCCCATTGAGATAAA
- a CDS encoding 1-deoxy-D-xylulose-5-phosphate reductoisomerase, whose protein sequence is MKRLAILGSTGSIGQSTLAVVAEHPDEFAVVGLAAGQNVQVLDEQIRQFHPAMVSVQSESVAAQLRELLPREGAPELLWGPDGAREVAVATGADLVVSAMVGAVGLEPTLAAIQAGLPVALANKETLVAAGSLVMAAAKAKGVSIIPVDSEHSAIFQALHGQRPEDVRLLWLTASGGPFRAWDAERLGQVTAAQALKHPNWSMGPKITIDSATMMNKALEVIEASVLFDLPVDKVRVYIHPQSIIHSLVEFVDGSVIAQLGVPDMRLPIAYALTYPRRLPLSSPPLDLCQIGQLTFESPDTTRFPGLALGYAAAKTGGTMPAVLNAANEMAVAAFLQGRLTFMGIPETVAATMNAHQSQPLESLEQILAVNRWARDFAHGLINRRG, encoded by the coding sequence ATGAAACGCCTGGCTATTCTTGGTTCCACCGGCTCCATCGGGCAGAGCACCCTGGCGGTGGTGGCGGAGCACCCCGATGAGTTTGCCGTGGTGGGGCTGGCCGCCGGCCAGAACGTGCAGGTGCTGGACGAACAAATCCGGCAATTTCACCCGGCCATGGTTTCGGTGCAGAGTGAGTCGGTAGCAGCCCAGTTGCGGGAGCTCTTGCCCCGGGAAGGGGCGCCGGAACTGCTTTGGGGTCCGGACGGAGCCCGGGAGGTGGCGGTGGCAACCGGCGCCGACCTGGTGGTCTCGGCCATGGTGGGCGCGGTGGGGCTGGAGCCCACGCTGGCCGCGATTCAGGCTGGTCTGCCGGTGGCCCTGGCCAACAAAGAGACCCTGGTGGCCGCGGGTTCCCTGGTGATGGCCGCGGCCAAGGCTAAAGGCGTGTCCATTATCCCCGTAGACAGTGAACACAGCGCCATTTTTCAGGCCCTTCACGGCCAGCGCCCGGAGGATGTGCGACTCCTCTGGCTCACCGCGTCCGGAGGTCCGTTTCGGGCCTGGGACGCCGAGCGCCTGGGCCAGGTTACGGCCGCTCAAGCCCTGAAACACCCAAACTGGAGCATGGGGCCCAAGATCACCATCGATTCGGCCACCATGATGAACAAGGCCCTTGAGGTGATTGAGGCTTCGGTGCTCTTCGACCTGCCGGTGGATAAGGTGCGGGTTTACATCCATCCCCAGAGTATCATCCATTCCCTGGTGGAGTTTGTGGATGGTTCGGTAATCGCCCAGTTGGGGGTACCGGACATGCGCCTACCCATCGCTTATGCCCTGACCTATCCCCGGCGCTTGCCCCTGAGCTCGCCGCCCTTGGACCTCTGCCAAATAGGCCAGCTTACCTTTGAGTCTCCCGATACCACCCGCTTTCCCGGGTTGGCCTTGGGGTATGCCGCAGCCAAAACCGGCGGCACCATGCCCGCAGTGCTCAATGCCGCCAATGAAATGGCGGTGGCCGCGTTCCTTCAGGGCCGCCTGACGTTTATGGGCATTCCTGAAACGGTTGCGGCCACTATGAACGCCCACCAGTCTCAGCCGCTCGAGAGCCTGGAGCAGATTCTGGCTGTCAACCGCTGGGCCCGGGATTTCGCCCACGGTTTGATCAACCGCAGGGGCTAG
- a CDS encoding sugar phosphate isomerase/epimerase family protein, producing the protein MGISASALVARVQVNIPFPFLQAGYLEKFLYRGLNPEIGLDAYSLGHYPPGAFSRVARAFHGAGRHITLHGPFQDLAPGALDDQVLAAARRRLRQAFRYLPVFQPKAVVCHLGYEARHYRWDQERWLARAAATWKELAALAAPYGVTVMLENVYETEPELFLEVLGRVGAPNLQICFDVGHLLAFSTGDFPYWLKTLAPVIGHLHLHDNHGDEDNHLTLGTGKVPLKETLDYLAAEGRRPSVTLEPHQEGSLDPSLEYLARIWPWD; encoded by the coding sequence ATGGGGATTAGCGCCTCGGCCCTGGTGGCCCGGGTCCAGGTCAATATTCCCTTTCCATTTTTGCAGGCGGGGTACCTGGAGAAGTTTTTGTACCGGGGTCTCAATCCGGAGATCGGCCTGGACGCCTATAGCTTGGGGCACTATCCGCCCGGAGCCTTTAGCCGGGTGGCCCGGGCTTTTCATGGGGCCGGGCGGCATATCACCTTGCACGGCCCCTTTCAGGACCTGGCCCCGGGGGCGTTGGACGATCAAGTCCTGGCCGCGGCGCGCCGCCGGCTGCGCCAGGCTTTCCGCTACCTGCCGGTATTTCAGCCCAAGGCGGTGGTCTGCCACCTGGGCTATGAGGCCCGGCACTACCGCTGGGACCAGGAACGCTGGCTGGCAAGAGCCGCCGCCACCTGGAAGGAGTTGGCCGCGCTGGCCGCGCCGTATGGCGTGACGGTGATGCTGGAAAACGTCTACGAGACCGAGCCGGAACTCTTTCTGGAAGTTTTGGGCCGGGTTGGAGCGCCCAACCTGCAGATTTGTTTTGATGTGGGCCACCTGCTGGCCTTCAGCACCGGCGATTTCCCGTACTGGCTCAAAACCCTGGCCCCGGTCATCGGCCACCTGCACCTGCACGACAACCATGGGGATGAAGACAACCACCTGACCCTGGGAACAGGAAAGGTCCCCCTCAAAGAAACTCTCGACTACCTGGCGGCCGAGGGGCGCCGACCCTCCGTCACCCTGGAACCCCATCAGGAAGGCAGCCTGGACCCTTCGCTGGAATACCTGGCCCGGATCTGGCCCTGGGATTAA
- the mce gene encoding methylmalonyl-CoA epimerase, with protein sequence MKIKRIAHLGIAVKDLEAPKKFYAENLNLELKGDEVVETQKVKVSFIKVGESNLELLLPTSPDSAVAKFLENKGEGFHHLALEVEDIHAAVAELKAAGVKLIDAEPREGAHGALVAFIHPKATFGLLVELCQYPH encoded by the coding sequence ATGAAGATCAAACGGATCGCCCATCTGGGAATCGCCGTGAAGGACCTGGAAGCACCTAAAAAGTTCTATGCCGAAAATCTCAATCTGGAGTTGAAGGGCGACGAAGTGGTGGAAACCCAGAAGGTCAAGGTGAGCTTTATTAAGGTAGGGGAGAGCAACCTGGAACTGCTCCTGCCCACGTCCCCGGACAGCGCCGTGGCCAAGTTTCTGGAAAACAAAGGGGAAGGCTTCCATCACCTGGCCCTGGAGGTGGAGGACATCCACGCCGCGGTGGCGGAATTGAAGGCCGCGGGGGTTAAGCTCATCGACGCAGAACCTCGGGAAGGCGCTCACGGCGCGCTGGTGGCTTTTATCCACCCCAAGGCCACGTTCGGTCTCCTGGTGGAGTTGTGCCAGTACCCTCACTGA
- a CDS encoding M20 family metallo-hydrolase has product MTKDEMFRRLCERLDTYKESAIELQRDLVSRVALGPEVGGIGEVDKATFLMDLLTGWGLKVDDYPAPDDRVPTGVRPNLVAYLPGKRPEKVWVLSHTDVVPPGDLSLWDSDPFVLKVDGDRLYGRGTEDDHHGIVMSLMAVRAFLDLNIIPERTIALALVADEETGNDKGLIHLLRTQPHLFSPQDLIIVPDAGSLDGTMIEVAEKSILWLKLTLLGHQSHASRPHKAKNTLRAAAHVIVALDDLHRDFPLQNPLFRPPMSTFEPTKKEANVPNINTIPGRDVFYLDCRVLPDYDLAQITTRVQAIATEAAKKFGVSVNVEPVQTLASAPPTNPEAPVVKALEQAIQQVYGRAAIPQGIGGGTVAAFFRKAGLPAAVWMTANDCAHQPNEFCFLSHILGDAKVLAYVSLMAD; this is encoded by the coding sequence ATGACCAAAGATGAAATGTTTCGGCGTTTGTGCGAGCGTCTGGACACCTATAAAGAATCGGCCATCGAACTGCAGCGGGACCTGGTCTCCCGGGTGGCGCTGGGGCCGGAGGTGGGGGGCATCGGCGAGGTCGACAAGGCGACGTTCCTGATGGATCTCTTGACCGGTTGGGGCCTCAAGGTCGACGACTATCCCGCCCCCGACGACCGGGTGCCGACAGGGGTGCGCCCCAACCTGGTGGCCTATCTGCCGGGAAAAAGACCGGAAAAAGTCTGGGTTTTAAGCCACACGGATGTGGTGCCCCCTGGGGACTTAAGCCTCTGGGACTCCGACCCCTTTGTTCTTAAGGTGGACGGTGACCGTCTCTACGGGCGGGGCACGGAAGACGACCACCACGGCATCGTCATGTCGCTTATGGCCGTAAGGGCCTTCCTGGATTTAAATATTATCCCGGAGCGCACCATCGCCCTGGCGCTCGTGGCAGACGAAGAAACCGGCAATGACAAGGGCCTGATCCACCTGCTGCGTACGCAACCCCACCTCTTTTCACCGCAAGATCTGATTATCGTTCCCGATGCCGGTAGCCTCGACGGCACCATGATCGAGGTGGCGGAAAAGAGCATTCTCTGGCTGAAGCTGACGCTTTTGGGGCACCAGAGCCACGCCTCGCGGCCGCACAAGGCCAAGAATACCCTGCGCGCCGCGGCCCACGTGATCGTGGCCTTAGATGACCTGCACCGGGATTTTCCGCTGCAAAACCCGCTGTTCCGGCCTCCCATGAGCACGTTTGAGCCCACCAAAAAAGAGGCCAACGTGCCCAATATCAACACTATTCCCGGCCGGGACGTCTTCTATCTAGATTGCCGGGTATTGCCGGACTACGATCTGGCCCAGATTACCACGCGCGTCCAGGCCATTGCCACGGAGGCGGCGAAAAAATTCGGGGTCAGCGTTAACGTTGAGCCGGTGCAAACGCTGGCCAGCGCGCCCCCCACAAATCCTGAGGCTCCGGTCGTCAAGGCTTTGGAGCAGGCCATTCAGCAGGTTTATGGGCGGGCCGCCATCCCCCAGGGAATCGGGGGCGGCACCGTGGCCGCCTTCTTTAGGAAGGCAGGCCTCCCCGCGGCGGTATGGATGACCGCCAACGATTGCGCCCACCAGCCCAACGAATTTTGTTTCTTGAGCCATATCTTAGGAGACGCGAAGGTTCTGGCCTATGTGAGTTTGATGGCGGACTGA
- a CDS encoding PAS domain S-box protein has translation MLNENRDKGELAAEIVALRQKVAALEAEESRCQRLSEAWRDLWAQYEAIIEAFDGFIYICTQNYEIEFMNQRFIQRQGDYPLGQKCYAALHGRDQVCPWCINDRVFKGETVRWEVQSPRDLRWYAVVNTPIRHPDGSMSKMAMIQDVTIQKQMEKALQESEARYRGIFENAVVGIFQSTPAGRLLSVNPVLARIHGYDSPEDMITGVMDLGHQVFVDPSLREKLKREMEEKGVIRGWEIQIYRKDGSIIWISVDARAVRDDNGAISYYEGFIQDISERKK, from the coding sequence ATGCTGAACGAAAACCGGGACAAGGGCGAACTCGCCGCCGAAATAGTGGCGCTGCGCCAAAAAGTGGCGGCCCTGGAAGCTGAGGAATCCCGTTGCCAACGGTTGTCCGAGGCCTGGCGGGATTTATGGGCCCAGTATGAAGCCATCATCGAAGCCTTCGACGGTTTCATCTATATCTGCACGCAAAACTATGAAATCGAATTTATGAACCAGCGTTTCATCCAGCGCCAGGGCGATTATCCTTTAGGACAGAAATGTTACGCCGCGCTCCATGGACGAGACCAGGTCTGCCCCTGGTGCATCAACGACCGGGTCTTTAAGGGCGAGACGGTGCGCTGGGAGGTGCAAAGCCCCAGGGACCTGCGCTGGTATGCCGTGGTCAACACCCCCATCCGGCATCCCGACGGCAGCATGTCCAAGATGGCCATGATCCAGGATGTCACGATACAGAAGCAGATGGAAAAAGCGCTCCAGGAATCGGAAGCCCGGTACCGCGGCATCTTTGAAAACGCGGTGGTCGGCATTTTCCAGAGCACTCCGGCGGGGCGCCTGCTCAGCGTCAACCCGGTGCTGGCCCGCATACACGGCTACGATTCCCCGGAAGACATGATCACCGGAGTCATGGACCTGGGCCACCAGGTCTTTGTGGATCCGTCACTCCGGGAAAAGTTGAAGCGCGAGATGGAAGAGAAGGGAGTCATCCGGGGTTGGGAGATCCAGATATACCGCAAAGACGGCAGCATCATCTGGATCTCGGTGGATGCCCGGGCCGTTCGGGACGACAACGGCGCCATCAGCTACTATGAAGGATTTATCCAGGACATCTCGGAACGCAAAAAATAA
- a CDS encoding ABC transporter ATP-binding protein produces MNDALARQALPPFLAVEDLWVSYERIQAVRGVSFHVGAGEIVTLIGANGAGKSSILQAISGLLQASKGKVTLAGEDLLTVPAHLRVERGIAHVPEGRGIFGNLTVLENLRLAAYRRRDADIRQDLEEIFQLFPRLGERRKQWGNTLSGGEQQMLAVGRALMTRARLLLLDEPSMGLAPLLVREIFRVIQRINQQGTAILLVEQNALMALEVAHRAYILETGEIALTGQAKALRHHPKVLEAYLGGA; encoded by the coding sequence ATGAACGATGCCCTGGCCCGACAAGCGTTGCCACCTTTCCTCGCCGTGGAGGACCTCTGGGTTTCCTACGAACGCATCCAGGCGGTCCGGGGAGTCTCTTTTCACGTGGGGGCAGGCGAGATCGTCACCCTCATCGGGGCCAATGGCGCAGGGAAGTCTTCTATTTTACAGGCAATATCCGGGTTGCTCCAGGCGTCTAAGGGAAAGGTGACCCTGGCCGGCGAGGACCTCCTTACGGTCCCGGCCCACCTGAGGGTTGAGCGAGGCATTGCCCACGTCCCGGAAGGCCGGGGCATCTTCGGCAACCTGACGGTTCTGGAAAACCTGCGCCTGGCGGCTTACCGGCGCCGGGACGCCGATATTCGGCAAGACCTGGAGGAGATCTTCCAGCTTTTTCCCCGGCTGGGGGAGCGCCGGAAGCAGTGGGGCAACACCCTTTCCGGCGGCGAACAGCAAATGCTGGCGGTGGGCCGGGCCTTGATGACCCGGGCCCGGCTCCTGCTGCTGGATGAGCCCTCCATGGGCTTAGCGCCGCTGTTGGTCCGGGAGATTTTCCGGGTGATCCAGCGCATCAATCAGCAAGGCACCGCCATCCTTCTAGTGGAGCAAAACGCCCTCATGGCCCTGGAAGTGGCGCATCGGGCCTATATCCTGGAAACCGGGGAGATTGCCTTGACGGGGCAGGCGAAAGCACTGCGGCACCATCCCAAGGTCCTGGAGGCCTACCTGGGGGGCGCGTAA
- a CDS encoding ABC transporter ATP-binding protein: MQPLLEVSELSHNFGGLRALNIFSLELFPGELVGLIGPNGAGKTTVFNLITGVFRISQGCVRFKGEDISAWPSHRITAAGIARTFQNIRLFKDLSVLDNVRLGAFAEHRYGLLDALSRSRRFHAAESQQTHQAFELLERFNLTHYAHTPARHLPYGEQRRIEMARALISRPRLLLLDEPAAGMNSSEIEDLIRLIRQVKDDFALTILMIEHQMRVVVNLCQRLTVLDFGETIATGSPQEIQHHPAVLEAYLGKDGEMMEQAPEGGRLTP; encoded by the coding sequence ATGCAACCACTATTAGAAGTCAGCGAACTTTCCCACAATTTCGGCGGCCTGCGCGCCCTGAATATATTTTCGCTTGAGCTTTTCCCCGGCGAGTTGGTGGGGCTCATCGGTCCCAACGGCGCGGGCAAGACCACCGTGTTCAATCTCATCACCGGAGTCTTCCGCATCAGCCAAGGGTGCGTCCGGTTTAAGGGCGAGGACATCAGCGCCTGGCCGTCCCACCGCATCACCGCCGCGGGGATCGCCCGGACCTTTCAGAATATCCGCCTGTTCAAGGACTTGAGCGTCCTGGATAACGTCCGATTGGGCGCCTTTGCCGAGCACCGCTATGGTTTGTTGGATGCCCTCTCGCGCAGCCGGCGGTTCCATGCGGCCGAATCACAGCAGACCCACCAGGCCTTTGAGTTGCTGGAACGGTTTAACCTTACCCACTATGCCCACACCCCGGCCCGGCACCTGCCCTACGGGGAGCAGCGGCGCATCGAGATGGCCCGGGCCTTGATCAGCCGGCCCCGGTTGTTGCTCTTGGATGAGCCCGCCGCGGGTATGAATTCCTCTGAGATCGAAGACCTGATCCGGCTGATCCGCCAGGTTAAAGACGACTTTGCCCTGACGATCCTGATGATCGAACACCAGATGCGGGTCGTGGTGAATCTCTGCCAGCGGCTCACGGTTCTGGATTTCGGCGAGACCATCGCCACCGGCTCCCCTCAGGAAATTCAGCACCACCCCGCGGTGTTGGAGGCCTATCTGGGCAAAGACGGCGAGATGATGGAGCAAGCACCGGAGGGAGGCCGCCTCACCCCATGA
- a CDS encoding branched-chain amino acid ABC transporter permease, with the protein MMKGKGLLIWLGALALLALAWGLPASGLLNPYVVQILMYVGINMILTLSLNLVNGYMGEFSVGHAGFMGIGAYAASVLTVAVLPTAWMPFAFPAVLICGGAAAAVAGLVVAYPSFRTRGDYLAIVTLAFNMIVKSVLENIPSLGGPRGYLGMPRLTTLFWVVACVLLTLWVLRNLVYSNFGRGITAIREDEVAANLTSVDTRRLKLYAFLISAFFAGVAGGLYAHLLQFINPRSFSILKSTDMLVMVYLGGVGSLTGSLLGATIFTVLMELLRPLGLWRWVVGPLLLVVLMIFRPQGLMGFKEARLFKPKLPEPGGGGSGPPASKSLVPGS; encoded by the coding sequence ATGATGAAAGGCAAGGGCTTGCTCATCTGGCTCGGGGCTCTCGCTCTGCTGGCTCTGGCCTGGGGTTTGCCCGCCTCAGGCTTGCTCAATCCCTATGTGGTGCAGATCCTCATGTACGTGGGGATCAATATGATTCTGACGCTGAGCCTGAATCTGGTGAACGGCTACATGGGCGAATTTTCCGTGGGCCACGCCGGGTTCATGGGCATCGGCGCCTACGCGGCCTCGGTGCTCACCGTGGCGGTATTGCCCACGGCCTGGATGCCGTTCGCCTTTCCTGCGGTGCTGATCTGCGGCGGCGCGGCCGCGGCGGTGGCCGGGCTGGTGGTGGCCTATCCGTCGTTTCGCACCCGGGGCGACTACCTGGCCATCGTCACCCTGGCCTTTAACATGATCGTCAAGAGCGTGCTGGAAAATATTCCCAGCCTGGGCGGCCCCCGGGGTTATCTGGGCATGCCCCGGCTGACCACGCTGTTCTGGGTGGTGGCTTGCGTGCTGTTGACGCTGTGGGTCCTGCGCAACCTGGTCTACTCCAACTTCGGCCGCGGGATCACGGCTATCCGCGAAGACGAGGTGGCCGCCAACCTGACCTCGGTGGATACCCGGCGTCTCAAGCTTTACGCCTTTCTCATTTCCGCTTTTTTCGCCGGGGTGGCCGGGGGCTTGTACGCCCACCTGCTGCAGTTCATCAACCCCCGGAGCTTTTCCATCCTGAAATCCACCGACATGCTGGTCATGGTCTATCTGGGCGGAGTGGGCAGCCTGACCGGGTCGCTGTTGGGAGCCACCATCTTTACGGTGCTCATGGAACTGCTGCGGCCCCTGGGCCTCTGGCGCTGGGTGGTGGGGCCGCTCTTGCTGGTCGTGCTCATGATCTTTAGGCCCCAGGGGCTCATGGGCTTTAAAGAGGCGCGGTTGTTCAAGCCGAAATTGCCCGAGCCCGGCGGCGGGGGTTCCGGACCTCCTGCGTCAAAGAGCTTGGTGCCGGGTAGTTAA
- a CDS encoding branched-chain amino acid ABC transporter permease — MFQVLAQNALNALQLGSVYALIALGYTMVYGILTMINFAHGDIFMVGTYLALAGAVFLLGLPFKLPLVLVFMGALTFSMLLTALLGVTIERLAYRPLRQAPRVSAVITALGVGLFLENFTLGILGPEPRHFPDLIPMASWEVAGLTITPLQVLIIVMAAVLMVLLDLLVRRTLLGMAMRAISYNRPIVPLMGVSVDHVISLTFAIGSAIAAAGGLLYGLAYPVLDPLMGVRIGWWAFIAAVVGGIGNIRGAMLGGFILGAVEVFTPVLLPSSTYRDFVAFSMLLILLVFKPTGLLGRPVFERV; from the coding sequence ATGTTCCAGGTGCTGGCCCAAAATGCCCTGAACGCCCTGCAGTTGGGGAGCGTCTACGCCCTCATTGCCCTGGGCTACACCATGGTTTACGGCATCCTCACCATGATCAATTTTGCCCACGGGGACATCTTCATGGTGGGGACCTATCTTGCCCTGGCCGGGGCCGTCTTTCTGTTGGGCCTGCCCTTTAAGTTGCCCCTGGTACTGGTCTTTATGGGGGCGCTGACCTTCAGCATGCTCTTAACCGCGCTGTTAGGGGTGACCATCGAGCGTCTGGCCTACCGCCCCTTGCGCCAGGCCCCCCGGGTCTCAGCGGTTATCACCGCCCTGGGGGTGGGGCTCTTCCTGGAAAACTTTACCTTAGGGATCCTGGGCCCGGAACCCCGCCACTTTCCGGACCTTATTCCCATGGCCAGTTGGGAGGTCGCCGGGCTCACCATCACTCCCCTGCAGGTCCTCATTATTGTCATGGCCGCAGTCCTCATGGTTTTGTTGGACCTCTTGGTGCGGCGGACGCTCTTGGGCATGGCCATGCGGGCCATTTCCTACAACCGCCCCATTGTGCCTCTCATGGGTGTGTCGGTGGACCACGTCATTTCGCTCACCTTTGCCATCGGCTCGGCCATCGCCGCGGCGGGGGGCCTGCTCTACGGCCTGGCCTACCCGGTGCTGGACCCCTTGATGGGAGTGCGCATCGGCTGGTGGGCCTTTATCGCCGCGGTGGTGGGGGGCATCGGCAATATCCGGGGCGCCATGCTGGGGGGCTTCATCCTGGGCGCGGTGGAGGTCTTCACTCCGGTGCTGCTGCCGTCCTCCACCTACCGGGACTTCGTGGCTTTCTCCATGCTCCTGATCTTGTTGGTCTTTAAACCCACCGGCCTCCTGGGCCGGCCGGTGTTTGAGCGGGTATAA
- a CDS encoding ABC transporter substrate-binding protein, producing MTRYTWTAAILLASSCLIWGCGSQESKEIRVGVNAELTGSKPTVGDSCKKAAELMAAQVNQAGGLKAGDKQFPIKLLVEDNEDKAESAAASAQKLISQNNVLAIIGPNASGNAIPAARICEDAKVIMVSPWSTNPKTTEGKQFVFRACFIDDFQGQVMAKFARENLKAQTAAVLYDVASEYNKGIAEYFKKFFEAAGGKVVAFQSYTKDDKDFSSQLTTIKAANPGVLFLPNYYNEVPLQVRQARQLGITCPIIGSDSWGSAELLPLGGADLEGSFFSTHYAPDIATPTAQKFIQDYEAKYGKKPDDVAALTYDAGSLLCQAITQAGSLDRQKVRDALSAIKEFKGVTGNMKFQGTGDPVKSAVILQIKNGKFNYFAAVQP from the coding sequence ATGACCCGGTACACCTGGACCGCGGCCATCTTGTTGGCGAGCTCATGCCTAATTTGGGGCTGCGGCTCCCAAGAATCCAAAGAAATTCGCGTCGGCGTCAACGCCGAACTGACCGGCAGCAAGCCCACCGTGGGCGATTCGTGCAAAAAAGCTGCGGAACTCATGGCCGCCCAGGTGAATCAGGCCGGTGGTCTCAAGGCAGGCGATAAACAGTTCCCCATAAAACTTTTGGTCGAGGATAATGAAGACAAGGCCGAATCAGCGGCCGCGTCGGCTCAGAAACTCATCAGCCAGAATAATGTCCTGGCCATCATCGGCCCCAACGCCTCGGGCAATGCCATCCCCGCCGCCCGGATTTGCGAAGATGCCAAAGTGATCATGGTCAGCCCCTGGTCCACCAACCCCAAAACCACGGAAGGCAAGCAATTTGTCTTTCGGGCCTGCTTCATCGACGATTTCCAGGGCCAGGTGATGGCCAAGTTCGCCCGGGAGAACCTCAAGGCCCAAACCGCCGCGGTGCTCTACGATGTGGCGTCAGAGTATAACAAAGGCATCGCCGAGTATTTCAAGAAATTCTTCGAGGCAGCCGGCGGCAAGGTCGTGGCCTTCCAATCCTACACTAAAGACGACAAGGATTTCTCATCCCAACTCACCACTATCAAGGCGGCCAACCCCGGCGTGCTCTTTCTCCCCAACTACTATAACGAAGTTCCGCTCCAGGTGCGGCAGGCCCGCCAGTTGGGCATTACCTGCCCCATTATCGGCTCCGATTCCTGGGGCAGCGCCGAGCTCCTGCCCCTGGGCGGGGCCGACCTGGAGGGCAGTTTTTTCAGCACGCACTATGCCCCGGATATCGCCACGCCCACGGCCCAGAAATTTATCCAGGACTACGAGGCGAAGTACGGCAAAAAGCCCGATGATGTCGCGGCCCTTACCTATGACGCAGGCTCCCTCTTGTGTCAAGCCATCACTCAGGCCGGGTCTTTGGATCGGCAGAAGGTACGGGACGCCCTGTCCGCCATCAAAGAATTTAAAGGCGTAACCGGGAACATGAAATTCCAGGGGACCGGGGACCCCGTCAAGAGTGCGGTCATCCTTCAGATTAAGAACGGAAAATTCAATTATTTCGCCGCGGTACAGCCTTAA